CCAAAAAATAGCGCAAGAACTTCATTCCGAACTCCACGACGGGTTTGCGATGATCGCCCCGCCCGCTATCCCCGTTCATCCTTGAGCGCCTTTTCTGCGGCTTCCTGGATATCCTGTGCGCGGAGAGCACCAGGCGATCCCGCCGGCAGCAATTTCTGCGCCCGTTTGGCTTGGCCCTTGGCGTCGGGATACCGGCCTTCAGTGAGCGCTTCTTCCGCTAGCGCAAGGGCCGTGCGCCCTTCGTCTCCCTGACGGCCATAGACGGTTGCGAGCAGCTTCCAGGTCATCGGATCTTCCTGATCCATCGTTACGGCGTCGTTCAGGTTGTCCGCCGCCTCCTTTTCGAAACGCGGATCGCCCGTCTCGATCAAGGTTTGAGCAAGTTCGGTTTCGATAAGCGGATTATGCGGAAACGTCTTGTTGGCCTTCTGGTACAACGGCACTGCCTCGCGGACTTTGCCCGCTTCGAAGAGAAACTGGGCTTTGAGCTCATTGTAAAAGGGATCGTCAGGTTTTTCGGCAAGCAGCCCGTCGATCAGCTTGAGTGCCTCCTGTTCCTTGGCCTCTCGGTGATAGGCGATCGAGCGGGCGTAGCGCGCCTCGACGCTGTTGTCCGTGTCCTTATAGTGCTGGAAGACGCGCGGAACGGGCCACAAAAATCCGATCAGCTTGCCGCGCATGCGGGCATGCTGCTCGACATGACCGGGGAGGGGAGGGGCATTCGCATATTTGGATGTCTCGAGGAAATGTTCGATGAAGTCGATGCGGTCCTGGGTCAGAGGATGAGTCCGCAGGTAAGGGTCCTGGCGCTGCGCCGAGAGAAACTCCTGGCCTTCGAGTTTCTTCATGAAATCATATAATCCGCGCGCCGATTGACCGGACTCCTCGAGAAACGTAACACCGGCCTGATCAGCCGAACGTTCCTGCGTGCGGCTGAAAGAGAGAAAATTCCGCTCGGCCAGGCTCGAGCCGGCGCCGATGCCCGCAAGACCGGCATCGGCCTGCCGGCCACCCGTAGCGCCAATCGCGGCGGCCGCGAGAACGAGACCCAGGATTTCGAGGATTTCCGCGTGTTGAATGGCCTCGCCCATACGGGCAAGATGTCCGCCCGCAATATGGCCCGTCTCGTGCGCCATTACGCCGATCACTTGGTTGGCGCTGTCCGATCCCGTTAGCAATCCGGTATAAATAAAAATGTTGAGTCCGCCCGCGACGAAGGCGTTGATTTGGTTCTCGTTGACGAGAACGATTTGAACTTGGTTTGGGTCGAGGCCGGCTTCCCGCCATACTGGCGACGCCCAATCGCGTAAGTAGGACTCAATTTCCGCGTCGCGGATACGCGAAAGGCCAGGCCCATCGGCTAAGGCGGCGCTCGTCATCCCGCTCAGAAGGCTAATTACGGCTAGGGCAGCGCCAATGCATCTCAGTACGGGGTGTCTCGAAAGCATAGCTGAACCTAAGGACGGACAGCGCTCAGGTCAATGGAAGGTTGCGTAAGTCGCGAGCCTCGCTTAATAGCGACGGTGCCGACGTCGCTGCAAGAAACGGACGGAAGGAATGTCTAACGCACGGGTAAAGCCGAAGGTTTCGAGACGGGGTCGGGTTCCTCCCTTCATTGTGATGGATGTCCTGCGTGCAGCCAATGAGCGGCAAGCGGCGGGTGCCGAAGTCATCCATCTTGAGGTCGGCCAACCCGGCACGGGCGCCCCGGCGGGGGTGCTGGCGGCGGCGCGCGCCGCACTCGATGGGCATCGGCTCGGCTATACGGAAGCACTCGGCATCCCCAGCTTGCGTGCGCGCATAGCTCGATTTTATGCGGAGCGATATGGAACCAGCATCGAACCAGGCCGCATTGCCGTGACGACCGGATCTTCCGCAGGGTTTGTCGCAGCTTTCCTTGCCGCGTTCGACGAAGGTGACAGAGTGGCACTTGCTGCGCCGAGCTATCCTGCGTACCGCAACATCCTCGCGTCCCTCGGCTTGACGCCAGTAATCCTCGATGCAACCGTGGCCACGCGCTTTCAGCCGAGCGTCGAGTTGATCGAACGTGCCGCCCCGATCGCCGGACTTATCGTGGCGAGCCCATCGAATCCGACGGGAGCCATGCTACTCCCGGAGGCGCTTCGGACGATTGCCGATTATTGTGCGAATACAGGAATTCGCCTCATCTCCGACGAGATCTATCATGGCATCACCTTTGGGCCGCCTGCTACCACTGCGCTCGGCGCGAACCCCGACGCGATCGTTATCAACAGTTTCTCCAAATATTTCTCGATGACAGGCTGGCGGATCGGTTGGATGGTCGTTCCCGAAGAACTCGTACGGCCGATCGAATGCCTTGCACAGAATTTGTACATCAGTCCGCCGACGCTCAGCCAAATCGCGGCGGAGGTGGCATTCGAGTGCACGGCAGAACTTGATGCTATCGTGGCACGCTACGCACGAAATCGCTCCTTGCTCCTCCAGGAACTTCCAGCCGCAGGCTTCGACCGTCTGGCGCCCGCCGACGGCGCCTTCTACCTTTACGCCGACATAGGGCACCTGACCAACAACAGCGCGGATTTCTGTGCGCGAATGTTGGCCGAGATCGGGGTCGCCGCGACACCAGGCATCGATTTCGACGCCGAGAGAGGACATCGCTATTTACGATTTTCCTTTGCGGGTTCGGAAGCCGACATCGCAAAGGCCGTCGATAAACTGAAGGGGTGGCGCCGGTAATGCGTGCTACTCCGTCAGTCGCCGCCACCAGCCGCGCTTTTTCGGCTGCTCTTCGGAACCTGCGCCTACGGTGATCACGGGAATTGCGGGCGCCTGTGGTTGCGCGTGCTCATCCTTCGGCGAATTCCCTGCTGGGACCGCTTCCGCCGACTGGTTTGGCAGCGTTCGCACCTCGGACTCAGCGGACGGCGAGAAAGTAAGTGGCTCGGGCTCAGGCGTATGTTTGAGGGCCAACGCTGGGGGTTCAGCCGATGGCGCGATGAGAAGGCGCTCGGACTTGCTTGCCAGAGACGACGCGTGCGGGTCCTCAACCGACATGGCGTCGGCGTCCTCCGGCCGCCGCCGGCGACGGGGCCGGCGGCGTGGGGCTTGACCTGACTCAGCTGTCGCGAAGTCCGCGCTCGCCTCGAAAGCTGGACCTTCAGTCGGCGTAACTTCCAGGATGAACGGGCCGTCGCCGAGTGCTGGAGCGAGTTCCGAAACTTCATTCGCTGTCGAACCGGTGAATGAATGTTCTACGCCCGGCCGCTCGCCACGCCGCCGTCGCCGACCTCCGCGCCGGCCGCGCACACGCCGCCGCCGCCGCTCGCCCTCGCCGGAGCCTTCGAGAGGAATATCGCCATTCTCGGAAGGCTCGCGCGGAGAGGGCTGTTCGGGCAGTACGATTACCGCCGATGATGCGTCTACGCGATCGGCCTCTTCATCTCGGTGATCGGCGTGAAGGTGGCCGCCAAAGCGATCTTCGGCCGGCGCATTTCGAGTTGCGTTGGCCTGCGCGCGGGCGTCGACCGACGTTTCTCGGGCGTATTCGCCCAGCTCGGGGCGACCCTGGACGGTGTCGCCGCCACGCCGCCGCCGCCGCCGGCGCCGGCGCCGGCGGCGACCGTCGGGCCCCAGTTGATCTCCATCCGCGCGATGCTCCGCCACACCGGATTCGTCCTGACGCTGCTCGCTTAAGCGTTGCTCGCCTTCGTGGGGTTCGCTAACGCGATGCTCAACAGGATGCACGGCATCGCCATCGCTCTCGTCAACATGCTCTCCAGCACCTTTCGCCTCCGGTTCATCGGATGGGACGACGGCACTCTCATGACTCATGGGTGCTGGCGGCTGGGCGAGTAAATCCGCAGCCTTGAGCCGCTCTAGGCGAAAGGCGGGAGGCACCAGACCATCATCGGTCTCGATCGCCACGCTGAAATGGTAGCGTCGCTCGGTCTCGCCGATCGCTGCGCGTTTCTGGTTGAGGAGATAGAGCGCGATTGGCGTTGGCACCGTGAGCTTGATCTCGGCGCTGCGCTGACGGATGCCCTCCTCCTCGAGACCGCGCATGACGTGAAGAGCGGTCGATTCGATGGAGCGCACCCAGCCCGAACCGCCGCAATGCGCGCAGTGTTGCATGGTCGCTTCGATTAGGCTTGGCCGCAGGCGCTGACGCGAAAGCTCCAGGAGGCCGAACGCACTTATACGGCCAATCTGAATGCGCGCGCGATCGAGACGCATGGCCTCCTTAAGCTTGCGCTCGACGGCTGCATTATTGCGCGGCTCCTCCATGTCGATGAAGTCGATCACGATGAGGCCCGCAAGATCGCGCAGTCGCAATTGGCGCGCAATTTCTTCCGCCGCTTCCGTGTTTGTGCGAAGGGCAGTTTCCTCGATATTCCTCTCCTTGGTGGCGCGACCCGAATTCACGTCGATCGAAACGAGGGCTTCAGTGGGCGTGATCACGATGTAGCCGCCAGATTTCAATTGCACGCTCGGGCTGTGCATTCCATCGATCTGGTTTTCGACCTGATAGCGATGAAAGAGAGGGATGAGCGGGTCTTTGTATTGGTGCACACGCTTGGCGTGGCTTGGCGTTAACATGCGCATAAAGTCCTTGGCCGCCCGGTATCCGTCGTCGCCCTCGACGTGGATTTCGTCGATGTCGCGATCGTAGAGGTCACGGATCGCGCGCTTGATGAGATTAGCTTCTTCGTAGATGAGGGCCGGCGCCGTCGACTTCAGGGTCAAATCGCGGATTTCGTTCCAGAGGCGCATGAGATATTCGAGGTCGCGCTTTATTTCCGCTTTGCTGCGCTCCATACCCGCCGTACGAACGATGACCGACATGCCGTCCGGCACCTCGAACTCCTCCAGGATGTTTTTAAGCCGACGGCGATCCTTGAGATTGGTGATCTTGCGCGAAATGCCGCCGCCACGCGGTGTATTCGGCATCAGCACGCAATAGCGCCCGGCGAGCGAAAGGTACGTCGTGAGTGCGGCCCCTTTGTTGCCTCGCTCTTCCTTGACGACCTGGACGAGCAGAATTTGCCGACGCTTTGTTACCTCTTGGATCTTGTAAGGGCGCGGTGGACGGAACCGACGTGGGCCGACTTCTTCCATGTCGTCGCCCCCGATCGTCTCCACGTCCTCGCCTTCGGCCCTGTCTCCCGCATCTCCGTTGCCATTCGATCCGACGAGTGCACGTTCCTGCTCGAGGAGCGCCTCGCGATCCGCAACCGGGATCCGGTAGTAGTCGGGGTGGATTTCATTGAAGGCGAGGAAACCGTGCCGATTTCCGCCATAATCCACGAACGCGGCCTGAAGGGAGGGTTCTACCCGTGTCACCTTCGCGAGATAGATATTTCCCTTGAGCTGTTTCTTGGTCGCGGTTTCAAAATCGAAGTCTTCTAGGCGATTTCCTTTTAGCAGCGCTACCCGGATTTCCTCGGAATGCGCCGCATCAATCAACATGCGTTTTGCCATAAGGCAATGTCTCCGCGCACGCCACCACGGCCCCGTGCGAACGGCGGGCGGCAGCGTGCCTTGGCTCGCGGACCCGGCTCCCGCGAACTCAACCCGTCAAACACGGTTCCCGCTGTCGGCGGGACCATAACGGGGATCGCGTCCAGCGACCGCTTCCACGGTCACGTTTGAATCCGGATCCGATGTTCAACTATCGTCCGCAACAAGGCCGCTGACCGATAATCCTCACTTAAGCCCCATCGGCGATTCGGCGAGACTCGGTGCGCATATCCACTCAGCCTGCAAAGCGCACGCCCCGCACTTCTTCGAGGCAGCCCGCTGCGGCGGTTCGCATGTGTAACATACCGAGATAGTACACTTTGGACAAATAGTTATTAGCGTGCTGCAGAAGTGGTGCGACCGCGATCAGGCGCACTTCTTCGGCCCGAGAAGCGCCTCTTGGCTCGAAATTTTTCTGTTTCGGGGCATTTCGAGGCAGTATTGCACACAAAACGCGAGTAATTATTGAACTCGCGACTCGAAACCCGTATATGTAGCGGTTGACATGGGATTTGACCGCAAGATGCGGGTAGGAAGGCTACCGTGGCTCGGCTGGCTTGCCGGCTTCGCGGTTTTGCTTGCCTCACCGGCAGAGGGGGCGGAACTCACTGCGACGGCTGTCCATGTCAGCGTTGAACCTGCGCACACCCGCTTCATGGTCGATTTCAGCGATACCACGACGTTCCAGGTCTTCACGCTCCGAGACCCTTATCGCGTCGTGGTCGACTTGCCGCCCATCAACTGGAAGGTCGGGGCATCGGCGACAAGGGAACATGGCGGGGTCATCGACGGCTATCGCTTCGGCCTTTTCAGACCCGACACGTTTCGTATCGTGCTCGACGTCAATCGGCCGGTCGCAGTTGAAAGTGCCGTGACGACAGCGGCCGCCGATGGCGGTATGCACCGCTTGGTTCTCGACCTCTCCTCTATCAGCAAGGCGGAATTCGACCGCACCTACGTAGGACCGCCTCAGCCGAACGAGACCGCTGCTGTGCGGCCGTCGCCACCACCTCCAGTCGGTACTTTGCCGCGCAAGGACGGCAAGCGCATCGTCGTGATCGATCCTGGCCATGGCGGCGTCGACCCCGGGACCTCCGGGACAAGCGGGGTATACGAGAAGGATATCACGCTCGCCGCGGCTAAGGAGTTGAAGCGACAACTCGAAGTAAGCCGGCACTATCGTGTCGTGCTCACGCGCGACAGTGACGTATTCGTGCCCTTGCGCGAGCGCGTGGAGGTCGCCCGCGCCGCGCACGCCCAACTCTTCGTATCCCTGCATGCCGACAGTATTGCGAGTGCAGGTATCCAGGGCAGTTCTGTCTATACGCTCTCCGATAAGGCGAGCGATTCGGAGGCGGCGGCACTCGCCACCAAGGAAAATAAGGCGGACATCATTGCGGGCGCCAATTTGGCCTCCTATCCCTCGGACGTTACCGACATCCTCATCGATCTCGCCCAGCGGGAGACCAAGAACGATTCGATCAAATATGCCCATTTCCTCGTGCAGGAGCTCGACAAGAACGGGCGACTTCTCGGCCGCAGCATGCGCTCGGCCGGCTTTGCCGTTCTAAAGGCGCCCGATGTGCCTTCGGTGCTACTCGAAATGGGATACCTTTCCAACCCTAAGGAAGAGCAACAGTTGCGCAGCCCACAGTACCGTGCCAAGTTGATGGCTGCGGTCAAGCAGGCGATCGACGATTTCTTCGCCGAACAGGAACGATTGACGAAGTCATAGGACCGCCTCAATTTGGCGCCAAAATCACGAGCGTCGTCACCGAAGGCGTTCTTTTTTCAACGCGAAATCGATGATTAAGTGGCTTCTCAAGCGTTTACTTCTTATGGTCGGCCTCCTTGTCGGCCTTGGGATCCTGGGTGCGGCGGGAGTGGTAGCGCTCTTTTACCATTACGGCCGAGATTTACCCGATTATCACCAACTCGCAATTTATGAACCGGCAACCGAAACGCGCGTCCACGCGGGCGACGGGAGGCTTATCGCGGAGTATGCCACGGAGCGGCGCGTCTTCGTTCCGATCGAGGCAATTCCCGCGCGCGTGGTGAAGGCATTCATCGCCGCAGAAGATAAGAATTTCTACACGCATCCGGGCGTCGACCTGCTATCGGTCCTGCGAGCGGGGCTGCAGAATGCCGTACATTTAGGACAGAACCGCCGGCCGGTCGGTGCATCGACAATCACTCAGCAGGTCGCCAAGAATTTTCTATTGACCAACGAAGTCTCGCTCTCGCGCAAGATCAAGGAGGCAATTCTCGCGTTTCGAATCGAACGCGCCTTCACGAAGGAGCATATCCTCGAGCTGTATTTGAACGGAATTTATCTTGGCGGCGGATCCTACGGTGTGGCTGCTGCGGCACTGAACTATTTCGATAAATCGCTCGATCAGCTGAGCATTGCGGAGTGCGCCTATCTCGCCGCGTTGCCCAAAGCCCCGAATAATTACAATCCCGCCCGTTTTCCCGACCAGGCCAAAGCCCGGCGAGATTATGTGATCGAGCGTATGGCCGAGGATGGTTATATCACCGACCAGCAAGCGACCGACGCGAAGAATGAGCCGCTTGTCATAAAAGGTCATGTCGAAAGTGAGTTCGCAAACGCTGGCTATTTCAGCGAAGAAGTTCGCCGCGAACTTGTCGACCGATTTGGCGAAAAGGCGCTCTACGCGGGTGGCCTTTCGGTCCATTCGACCGTGGATCCCAAGCTTCAGGCATACGCTGACCAGGCATTGCGGGAGGGTCTTCTCGCGTACGACAGGCGGCACGGCTGGCGCGGAGCGCTCGGCCAAATTCCGCTCGTGGCCGGTGCGCCGGACGACGCCTGGGTTGCTCGCCTCGCCGATTTCCAGCGCCCAGTCGGTATTGGAAAATGGCAGCTTGCCCTCGTTCTCGGCACCGACGATGGGGGGGCCACGATCGGATTGGGCCATGGCCAAAAGCTCGACGCCAAGGATGTCCTCAAGGGCCGCATACCGTTCGAGGAGCTGAAATGGGCGCGCCCGGAGCTTGAAGAACAGCGCGTCGGTGCGGTACCCCGCAAGCCGAGCGACGTCCTTGCACCAGGTGACGTCGTGCTGGTCGAACCGGTCGAGAAAAACGTCGATGGCAAACCGTATCCGACCGCCAGCTATGGCTTGCGGCAAATCCCGGAAATAAGCGGCGCTGTTGTGGTGATGGACCCACATACGGGACGTGTGCTGGCGCTGACTGGAGGCTATCAGTTCGAGCGCACGCGCGATGAATTCGACCGCGCGGTTCAGGCGAAGCGCCAGCCGGGATCGGCCTTCAAGCCATTCGTATACTTGACCGCGGTGAACAACGGCTACACGCCCTCCACCATGGTTCTTGACGCGCCGTTCGTGTTCGATCAGGGGCCGGGTCTCGGCCTGTGGAAACCCGGCAACTACGAGAAGAAATTTTACGGGCCAAGCCCACTCTTCGTCGGGCTGGAACACTCGCGAAATCTAATGACCGTTCGTGTAGCCCAGAATATCGGAATGGAAAAAGTTGCCGAGACAGCGGAGCGCTTCGGCGTGATCGACCATTTGCAGCGTACGCTGGCGATGGCGCTGGGTGCTGGCGAAACAACGCTGCTGCGGCTCACGACCGCCTATAGCGAACTCGACAATGGCGGCAAGAAAATAACGCCTACCCTCATCGATTGGGTGCAAGATCGCCACGGTACGCTGATCTACCGCCACGACACGCGCGCCTGCGAGGGCTGCGCGAACGTAAGCTGGTCCGATCAGGCCGTTCCCGAGCTGCCTGATACACGCGAGCAGCTCGACGATCCGCGCAGCATATATCAGGTGGTCGCCATGATGCAGGGTGTCATCGAGCGAGGGACGGGTGTGCGCGCGCGAGTGATTGGCAAGCCTCTCGCGGGCAAAACCGGGACCACCGACGAGGACAAGGACACCTGGTTTATCGGCTTCACGCCGGACCTCGTGTGTGGCGTTTATATCGGCTTCGATCAGCCTCGCACGCAGGGTCCGGATGAGCAGGGCGCCTCGGTCGCCCTTCCTGTATTCATTCAGTTCATGCAGAAGGCGCTCAAGGACGAGCCAGCCATACCTTTCCGCATTCCGCCAGGACTTAACATGGTTAGGGTACGTGAATCGGATGGGCTACCGGCACAGTCCGGTGACCGCAATGTGATTTGGGAACCCTTCAAGCCCGGGACGGTTCCGCAAGCGCGCGGCCCCGTTATCGATGGAAGCGGTGTCGACACGAGCGGCAGTCCCGAAAGCTCTCCGGCAGCGCCGACCTCGACATCGGAAGGTACTGGCGGAATCTACTGACAGGCATAGCGGTGGCACTTCGTTTCCCAAGGCTTTGACGTCTGCTCTGCCCGCAGGAGCTTCCTCTTGCGCCATTTCGCCAGCTCCCCTATGAGAGTTACCATGCGCACCGAAATTGCAGCCGTCGTCAGCCAAATCGAGCAGTCTCTTGAGCTGCTGAGGAGGCACCTTTGACCTGGAGAATGCGGAAAAGAAGCTCGCGTCGATGAACGAGCGCGCCGAGGATCCCAAGCTCTGGGAGAATCCTGCCGCCGCGCAGGGCTTGATGCGCGAGCGCACGCTGCTCGAAAAAATGATCGCCAACTACCGCGCATTGGAACGTGAATACAAAGACAGTCTCGAACTCATTGAACTCGCGGAGGCCGAGGGAGACGCCGTTGTTGCGGCCGACGCGGAAGCCACCCTTAGGATGGTGCAGGTGCGTGCCGCCAAGCAGGAACTCGAAAGCCTTCTGGCGGGCGAAGCGGACGGCAACGATGCATTCCTCGAAGTGCATGCGGGTGCCGG
This is a stretch of genomic DNA from Alphaproteobacteria bacterium. It encodes these proteins:
- a CDS encoding ribonuclease E/G, whose product is MAKRMLIDAAHSEEIRVALLKGNRLEDFDFETATKKQLKGNIYLAKVTRVEPSLQAAFVDYGGNRHGFLAFNEIHPDYYRIPVADREALLEQERALVGSNGNGDAGDRAEGEDVETIGGDDMEEVGPRRFRPPRPYKIQEVTKRRQILLVQVVKEERGNKGAALTTYLSLAGRYCVLMPNTPRGGGISRKITNLKDRRRLKNILEEFEVPDGMSVIVRTAGMERSKAEIKRDLEYLMRLWNEIRDLTLKSTAPALIYEEANLIKRAIRDLYDRDIDEIHVEGDDGYRAAKDFMRMLTPSHAKRVHQYKDPLIPLFHRYQVENQIDGMHSPSVQLKSGGYIVITPTEALVSIDVNSGRATKERNIEETALRTNTEAAEEIARQLRLRDLAGLIVIDFIDMEEPRNNAAVERKLKEAMRLDRARIQIGRISAFGLLELSRQRLRPSLIEATMQHCAHCGGSGWVRSIESTALHVMRGLEEEGIRQRSAEIKLTVPTPIALYLLNQKRAAIGETERRYHFSVAIETDDGLVPPAFRLERLKAADLLAQPPAPMSHESAVVPSDEPEAKGAGEHVDESDGDAVHPVEHRVSEPHEGEQRLSEQRQDESGVAEHRADGDQLGPDGRRRRRRRRRRRRGGDTVQGRPELGEYARETSVDARAQANATRNAPAEDRFGGHLHADHRDEEADRVDASSAVIVLPEQPSPREPSENGDIPLEGSGEGERRRRRVRGRRGGRRRRRGERPGVEHSFTGSTANEVSELAPALGDGPFILEVTPTEGPAFEASADFATAESGQAPRRRPRRRRRPEDADAMSVEDPHASSLASKSERLLIAPSAEPPALALKHTPEPEPLTFSPSAESEVRTLPNQSAEAVPAGNSPKDEHAQPQAPAIPVITVGAGSEEQPKKRGWWRRLTE
- a CDS encoding penicillin-binding protein 1A — encoded protein: MIKWLLKRLLLMVGLLVGLGILGAAGVVALFYHYGRDLPDYHQLAIYEPATETRVHAGDGRLIAEYATERRVFVPIEAIPARVVKAFIAAEDKNFYTHPGVDLLSVLRAGLQNAVHLGQNRRPVGASTITQQVAKNFLLTNEVSLSRKIKEAILAFRIERAFTKEHILELYLNGIYLGGGSYGVAAAALNYFDKSLDQLSIAECAYLAALPKAPNNYNPARFPDQAKARRDYVIERMAEDGYITDQQATDAKNEPLVIKGHVESEFANAGYFSEEVRRELVDRFGEKALYAGGLSVHSTVDPKLQAYADQALREGLLAYDRRHGWRGALGQIPLVAGAPDDAWVARLADFQRPVGIGKWQLALVLGTDDGGATIGLGHGQKLDAKDVLKGRIPFEELKWARPELEEQRVGAVPRKPSDVLAPGDVVLVEPVEKNVDGKPYPTASYGLRQIPEISGAVVVMDPHTGRVLALTGGYQFERTRDEFDRAVQAKRQPGSAFKPFVYLTAVNNGYTPSTMVLDAPFVFDQGPGLGLWKPGNYEKKFYGPSPLFVGLEHSRNLMTVRVAQNIGMEKVAETAERFGVIDHLQRTLAMALGAGETTLLRLTTAYSELDNGGKKITPTLIDWVQDRHGTLIYRHDTRACEGCANVSWSDQAVPELPDTREQLDDPRSIYQVVAMMQGVIERGTGVRARVIGKPLAGKTGTTDEDKDTWFIGFTPDLVCGVYIGFDQPRTQGPDEQGASVALPVFIQFMQKALKDEPAIPFRIPPGLNMVRVRESDGLPAQSGDRNVIWEPFKPGTVPQARGPVIDGSGVDTSGSPESSPAAPTSTSEGTGGIY
- a CDS encoding M48 family metalloprotease; this encodes MTSAALADGPGLSRIRDAEIESYLRDWASPVWREAGLDPNQVQIVLVNENQINAFVAGGLNIFIYTGLLTGSDSANQVIGVMAHETGHIAGGHLARMGEAIQHAEILEILGLVLAAAAIGATGGRQADAGLAGIGAGSSLAERNFLSFSRTQERSADQAGVTFLEESGQSARGLYDFMKKLEGQEFLSAQRQDPYLRTHPLTQDRIDFIEHFLETSKYANAPPLPGHVEQHARMRGKLIGFLWPVPRVFQHYKDTDNSVEARYARSIAYHREAKEQEALKLIDGLLAEKPDDPFYNELKAQFLFEAGKVREAVPLYQKANKTFPHNPLIETELAQTLIETGDPRFEKEAADNLNDAVTMDQEDPMTWKLLATVYGRQGDEGRTALALAEEALTEGRYPDAKGQAKRAQKLLPAGSPGALRAQDIQEAAEKALKDERG
- a CDS encoding N-acetylmuramoyl-L-alanine amidase translates to MRVGRLPWLGWLAGFAVLLASPAEGAELTATAVHVSVEPAHTRFMVDFSDTTTFQVFTLRDPYRVVVDLPPINWKVGASATREHGGVIDGYRFGLFRPDTFRIVLDVNRPVAVESAVTTAAADGGMHRLVLDLSSISKAEFDRTYVGPPQPNETAAVRPSPPPPVGTLPRKDGKRIVVIDPGHGGVDPGTSGTSGVYEKDITLAAAKELKRQLEVSRHYRVVLTRDSDVFVPLRERVEVARAAHAQLFVSLHADSIASAGIQGSSVYTLSDKASDSEAAALATKENKADIIAGANLASYPSDVTDILIDLAQRETKNDSIKYAHFLVQELDKNGRLLGRSMRSAGFAVLKAPDVPSVLLEMGYLSNPKEEQQLRSPQYRAKLMAAVKQAIDDFFAEQERLTKS
- a CDS encoding aminotransferase class I/II-fold pyridoxal phosphate-dependent enzyme; amino-acid sequence: MSNARVKPKVSRRGRVPPFIVMDVLRAANERQAAGAEVIHLEVGQPGTGAPAGVLAAARAALDGHRLGYTEALGIPSLRARIARFYAERYGTSIEPGRIAVTTGSSAGFVAAFLAAFDEGDRVALAAPSYPAYRNILASLGLTPVILDATVATRFQPSVELIERAAPIAGLIVASPSNPTGAMLLPEALRTIADYCANTGIRLISDEIYHGITFGPPATTALGANPDAIVINSFSKYFSMTGWRIGWMVVPEELVRPIECLAQNLYISPPTLSQIAAEVAFECTAELDAIVARYARNRSLLLQELPAAGFDRLAPADGAFYLYADIGHLTNNSADFCARMLAEIGVAATPGIDFDAERGHRYLRFSFAGSEADIAKAVDKLKGWRR